The sequence TCCTTAGCCTGAATTATGGTCCAGAAAGACATAATTCAGCTCATTGGTGGGGACTCCTAGGAGTGTCAGAATGGTCACTCCATTGCGTCTTTCTTAGGCTTGCTCTGCCTTTTAAGAACACACCTCTTGCAGTATCTCTCTCTGAGTCTCTCTACTGACTTATCATCAGTAACTGGGGTCCGGCCTATGAAGCCATTGCAAAGTGCTCTGGGAGGTATTAGTAGTATCAAGTTCTCTTCCTCAGTGGCTTACTCTTCCCTCGGCCCTTATCTGAGCCACAGCAGTCCTCACTCCATGCCTTGGCCCCGTTCCTGGAGTGTCCTCATGGCCCGTCTAACGGCTGCCCTCACTCGCGACCTCCTCCATGATGGCCACAGCTCCTACTTATGTGCTCTCACTGTCTACTGGGCCCTGGGGTAAGAGCTTCAGCCTCTttcatcctcataacaaccctgtgaggtgggtCCTATTAGTGTTCccatttccagatgaggaaactgaggcacagagaggtggagTAACTCGGCCAAGGTCAGGTAGCTGGTGAGCTGAGACTTGAATCCACACTTGGCCCCACCACTTGTGTTTCCATTACTACACTACCCTGCCCCCCATGGAACCTTCTCGAACCACCACAGCCCATGCTGGGCTATGGAGCCTCCGCTGTACCCCTGTCATagccttttcatttctctgtcgCTGCTCTTATCCCACCTTATTATAATGATCTGCACATACTTCTGCCTTCCCCCCAGTATTGAGAACTCCCTGAGGTCAGGGACTGGATGTCTTTATGTTGGTACCACCCATAGCATCTAGTACATCGCCTGACACCTGAGCAAGTTTGTTAAAGtcttgttgagtgaatgaattaataaatgaatgaatgaatgaaatatggaTCTATATCTAAATGAGAAGCAATTCTCTAGCCCCAAGATAGACTTTCTGGAAATATCTGGCATTAGTGCTTGCCCAAGCAGAAACCAATAACAAGAGGGGTATAGGGGAGGCACAAACCTGAAGTCCGCTTTCTCCTGCGGTAGGTCAAGGCTGCTACCACAGCAACAATGGCCGCTACAGCAATCCCAGTGACCACAGCCACAATTAGCACCATTGGCGAAGAGTTGCTCTCTTTGGGCTCTGGGGAAGACAGATCTCAGGACAGGCAGTACTCTCCCTGTGTCACTtccaccctccccaccttcccccaggGCTTGTCATCTGAGCTGTTCTGTGTCTGGGTCACTAGCGGGTGCAGTACTCACTTCACCCCCCAACCTCACCTGCGCATCATTTCTGTGGCTGGACTTGTGCCTCCCGCATACCCAGGTTTCTCCACCACAGTAATAAAGGCACACTGGGGAGTGTGTGCCAGCAGAGGGACAGTTCCCCTTAGCCCTCAGGGACAGTGGGGAGGCTAGGCCTGAAGCCCCCCATCCCTGAAGGCATCACTGCTCTGTCAAGCACAGCCTTGAACAATGCAGGACATGCCAGGCCTTCCAGAGTGAATGGCCATAACACAGGACATGAGAACAAATGAGGCAAACCTCAGCTCTTAGGAATGCCCAGGAGCTAAGGGAACCTCTGTGCCAACGGGAGACCTCAGCCTCACTGCTTGTCCTTAGTATGGGGCCTGCACTGCAAAGTGGGACAACAGCCTTGTCACCTATCACCTGGAAACTGAGGGCTCCAAGCTCTGACCCCTGCTCCTGTCCACTGGCCAATACTGAGCAAGGCCTCTGCCCCTCTCCTCTTTGCCTTAGTGCCCAATGTTGCTGCTGTGGCTTCTCTCAGATCTCCATGTAGGCCCATGCGACCTTAGCCCTTGTTTACCCCCTTCTTCGCTCATTATATCGCCACAGAGTCCCATACCTTGGACAGTGATGGTTACAGACTGGGATGAACGCGGCGTCTGTCCTATAATTCCTGTGCAGTGGTAATCACCACTGTGACTGTGGTTTGCTTGTGGGATGGAGAAGTTGGCATTGGAATAGGAAAACTTCTTGGATTTTCCATTCTGGAAGAACGAGATCTTGCCCAAAGGCCTGTTCTTCCAGGAGTGGCACCTCAGCATGATGGTTTCCCCGTCCTGGAACTCCAGGTGAGGGGTCTGGAGCACCAGCCACTCTGCATGACACAAAAAGACCACACGACCCAGGAGGTCTTGGCGCAACTCTGAGACCCAGACCATCCTTACTGGTGGGACATGGTATGTGGAGGGCACAGCTTAAGTTTGAAACCAGACAGTTCTGGACTCTAATTCTGGCTCCATCATTTATCAGCTCTATAAtcatgggcaagttatttaactgctCTGAATCCTCAGTTTGCTCATCGGTGAAAATGGGTATGATAATGCCATGTATCTAGGatggttcctggcacacagcaggtgttcaGGATATGgacatcttctctttcctttcctggaaGAAGGTAGCTGCAGCCCTGTCCTGCCTGGCAGACCTCTGCAGGAAGAACATAAGAGACTCGGAGATGCAGCAGTTCCttccctggggtggggtgggggttgcagAATGGGGTGTGGAGAGCAAGGGGGGAATCCAGTCTGACTGAGGACATGACACATGAGGACAATGCGGAGACATATGTCTTTGGGGACAGTAGAAAGTTATCACCTGCACTAAATGTTACTTGACGAATGCTACCTGAGAAATTTACTTGAGAAATGTTAGTAAATGTGGAGCTTCACTTCAGCAGGGTCTTTGTCTGAAGGCAGCAGTGTCACAGCTGGATCATTAGTTtgctgtgtgcttttttttttaatttttaagaaataatttattgaggtaaaattcacataacataaaattacccATTTTAAGGTGAACAATTCAGTTCATTTAGTACAtcacaatattgtgcaaccatcacttcTGTCCAGTTGCAGAAGATGTCCATCATGGCAATGAAAAAACCCTGTACCTATTAAGAAGTTTCTCCCCAAAGGGGCGGTGAACTCTGAAACAGTCAACAGCAGCTGACCCAGGGACAATGGGGGGTGGGTATGGCACCCAAATACACACACGCCTCCATCATTCTCACTTACAGATGCAAGTTAACACAGATTCTTTATACTCTAAGTATAAAGAATCACAACGCTGTGTTGCCCCACGGCATAACGGAGGGCTAATAAGCACACCCTTTGAGGTCACTCCCTGGCTGCAAACCCTAAGTCTGACTAGCTGCATAAGCCTCATCCTGAAGAGGAAGGTAATAACATGTATCTCAGAGGAGTGTTAACAATGACTTAAAGTAATAACGTGGGTAAGCATTTATcttaatgaatagaaaaaaaaatagtcacagCCAATAAAAGGAGGGCTGTTTGCTgctgaggaggagagggaagctCTTTCTATGCACTGCTGAAAGCAGCAGTGAATTGCTATGTACTTTTGAGGAACATTTGGGAATCAGGAAAGGGAAGTGGACTAAGTGAAGAGTAATGACGACAATATTCTTCATAATCCCACTGTAACTTTTTTTATGGAGAGCCTACTCTTGCCGGGAGCTCTGTAAAAGCATCCACCTTTTCAGCGAAGGTGTATCAAGCTCTGTCCTGTCTAAGGTGCTGGAAATACAAACATGGATAAGACACAACTTTCTCCCGAAGTTTTCCCACAGTGtggtggaagagaaagaaaagagcagcCAGCAGCACAAGACAACGTGGAGAAGGGGcatggagggcagggaagggagcagggagacGGCAATTCTCACGAGAACCCTATGTGGGAGGCATTATACCCCCATTGAGCAGATGGGAAGACTGAGACTCAAGGGTTAAAGGAGTTCATCATGTTTCTATGGCTAACAACTTCCAGCACTAGGATTCTGTTGTGGTCTGTTGtgctattcaactctgccataaAAATAGAAGGGGTTTTTATGGAGTAGGgatttccttctgcttttctcATGTTCAACTGCCCTTTTGAGGCCTTGTAACATTTTTGCTCAATCAGGACTAAGGCAACAATAACCATTAATATACGCAGAGGAATTTCTTAGGAAtttccaaccccccccccccacgtgCTCAGCGAAGGGGATGGGTGAAACAGGAAATGAGTGGGCAACTCACAGCAATGCTTCTCAGTAAACAGGCCACTCACCCCCCCTTTCTTGCAAATCTCTGCAGTGTAAGCAGATTTCATCTCTCTTAGTCCTCCCAGACCCTCCTGAGGGGGCCTTCCTCCACTGACCGGAAAACACACTTAGATGCACAGGGTCGCTGAGGCTGCTCTGGCCCATCTGGCACCTGTACTCCCCGCTGTCATTGGTCTTGGCCTTAAACCTGTAGCTGGGCTGGACCTGGGTCGGAATGGAGCTCCCATTGTGGAACCATTGGGTGGAGTAGTTCCCGGGGGTGTGGGCCCCCCAGCATGTCAGAGTCACGTCATCCTCCTTGAGCACGTTGATCCACGGGGGCTCAAGTCTCACCACAGCCTTCGGGAGAGCTgctgaggggcagagagaggaggcagcATTAAGAAAAGGAAACCCAAGAGCTTGAGCAGGCCCTGAATCTCAGACAAAGAAGCATTTGTTGTCCTCCTGGGGGCACAAAGAGTAGAGCCAGGCCTAGAATGGTTCTGCAACTGAAGGCAATTCCTCTTGCTCGTATATCCCACCACAGGGGCCCCAGGGAACCCAGGTACTCTCAGCTCAACTGATCCTGGGAAGGAGAGGGCAAGGTGAACACCCTAGAAGTATATATACTTCAGCATGCGCTATCCTAACCAGcgtctctttctctgtctcacacacacacacacacacacacacacacacactcacacacacacatacatactcttGTGGGCTTCACTTTCCTTCCCTATAAACTGAGGCATTTGGACATTAGTAGAGGAACTTTCTCCAGAGCTGGCTGGAGAAAAGTGGGCACTTCCGGTGGAGATGTCAGGTAGAGTCAAGCATCAGGTTTCTGTTCTGACCTAATGTCATTCTTTATCCCTTACAAAGGAGGTCAAGATGGTCTGTCCACCAGGCCCCTTGAAGCTATACACCCAAGCACAGAGGAGCCTCTGTGGCCTCAGaggggtaaaaggaaaggaagaatagcTGGAGGGCcagtcctggggtggggaggttgAATGGTGCAGATACAGAAGTGTCcaacagaggccgggcgcgggggctcacgcctgtaatccttgcactctgggaggccaaggcgggaggattgcttaagctcaggagttctagactagcctgagcaagagtgagacccttgtctctactaaaaaaaaagaaaaaagaaagaaagaaagaaattagccaaacaactaaaataatagaaaaaattagccgggcatggtggcacatgcctgtagtcccagctatgcgggaggctgaggcaggaggatcgcttgagcccaggagtttgacgttactgtgagctaggctgatgccacggcactctagcccgggcaagagagtgagactctgtctcaaaaaaaaaaaaaacaaagtgccaACAAAGCTCCCTCCACCAAGCTGCAGCCAGAGGTGTGGTGAGACTTCTCTCTCTGTCAGAGAACAGGCGTTGAAGCCTTGAGATACATATAAAATAGAGGATTTATCAACACCTGGGGATAGCCTAAACAGATCATGTAATTTTGCATGTGCCTCAATTTTATCTGGAGCCAGGAAGCTCCTAATTTTATTTGGAGAGTTGAAGGTGGGTGAAAGAGAGGACAGAGTTCCCATTTCCTGTAGCAAAGCCTGTGACCTCTCACCATACCAGAACCAGAGGAGTTGAAGCCCCTGTGTACCTGGCTGCCTACCACCTGCCTccaagggaggaggggaaggagcgaggaaagagggagaggaggcagggcaTCTTCTGGGAGCAATTCCCCTTTTCTGGCCCGGACCTGGTACTTGGCTTGGTTCCTGGTGCATTCAGAGCACCTCTAGACAGGGCACCGGGAGAAGAAGAAGAGGGcagctgggggaaggagaggatgtgGGTGGAGTACTTACCAGGTGTCCCAGCAACAGGAGCTGTAAGACAGAAAGCAAAGATGAGCCCAGAGCTAAACCTCTGCTCTGAAACATGcccgccctgccctggccccacagCGCCCCTCACCTGCAGCACAAACCTTGCCCCACGTCCCCTGGGACTGCCTGGATGAGGTGCACTTTCAAAAAGACTGGGAGCTCCTTCCCcagtaacagaagaaaatgaaataagattatGTAGTACCCCCTTCCATCTGTTCTGTGTCACTTTCCTTTGGCTTACCACTTTtgactgattaaaataaaaatgcctgtGGAAAGAGGTCCCTGTTGGGCTTTACATATGCTTTATGCTTCAGTGTAAATGATTTTTCCAGAGTGGAGATAAGCACATGCATAATCTAGTGTAGAAAAGACATACGTAATGCCATTAGAGGAGTACAGAAAAAGTGCTATGGAAGTTCAGAGGAGGAAAAGATCCCTGGGGTCTGTGTTTGCCAGGCTTTGGGGTTGGTAAGGAGAGGAATCCCATGGAGAAGATGGTATTCCTCATGGACCTCCAAGGATTGATAAGATTTTAgcagacagagaaggaagaggtaTTCTATGGGAAGGAATGGCAGGTACTTATCAACATTCCCAGCAAGTTGCAGCCCAACTTCTACTTGATGTCTGGTCTCTGCTCAAGCACCTCCAGTAGTGAGGGACAAAGCTGAAAAGGCTCCTAATGCCAGATGACAGGACAGTGAGTAAGAACACATACTGAGTGAAAGTGGTGACCCCGCTGCTGAGTGACCTTGCACAAATtacttttctctgcttcagtttcttcgcttgtaaatggagataatgacagcagtacctacttcatagggttgttgtcagcattaaatgagataatccagaTAAGGGATTTAGCATGCTACCTGACGCATGGtaagttttaaataaacaattttaagaagTT is a genomic window of Eulemur rufifrons isolate Redbay chromosome 8, OSU_ERuf_1, whole genome shotgun sequence containing:
- the FCGR2B gene encoding low affinity immunoglobulin gamma Fc region receptor II-b isoform X1 encodes the protein MGIPAFLRLLATESSWADCKPSQPLGPMLLWTAVLFLAPVAGTPAALPKAVVRLEPPWINVLKEDDVTLTCWGAHTPGNYSTQWFHNGSSIPTQVQPSYRFKAKTNDSGEYRCQMGQSSLSDPVHLSVFSEWLVLQTPHLEFQDGETIMLRCHSWKNRPLGKISFFQNGKSKKFSYSNANFSIPQANHSHSGDYHCTGIIGQTPRSSQSVTITVQEPKESNSSPMVLIVAVVTGIAVAAIVAVVAALTYRRRKRTSALPGNPEHREMGETLPEEPGEYSIPFGDSVMPHPELPDGLEPARSGLCEFSWEPEGEGW
- the FCGR2B gene encoding low affinity immunoglobulin gamma Fc region receptor II-b isoform X3, which gives rise to MGIPAFLRLLATESSWADCKPSQPLGPMLLWTAVLFLAPVAGTPAALPKAVVRLEPPWINVLKEDDVTLTCWGAHTPGNYSTQWFHNGSSIPTQVQPSYRFKAKTNDSGEYRCQMGQSSLSDPVHLSVFSEWLVLQTPHLEFQDGETIMLRCHSWKNRPLGKISFFQNGKSKKFSYSNANFSIPQANHSHSGDYHCTGIIGQTPRSSQSVTITVQESNSSPMVLIVAVVTGIAVAAIVAVVAALTYRRRKRTSALPGNPEHREMGETLPEEPANVTDAEEAAKVEAENTITYSLLLHPEALEEDTEPDYQNRI
- the FCGR2B gene encoding low affinity immunoglobulin gamma Fc region receptor II-b isoform X10, yielding MGIPAFLRLLATESSWADCKPSQPLGPMLLWTAVLFLAALPKAVVRLEPPWINVLKEDDVTLTCWGAHTPGNYSTQWFHNGSSIPTQVQPSYRFKAKTNDSGEYRCQMGQSSLSDPVHLSVFSEWLVLQTPHLEFQDGETIMLRCHSWKNRPLGKISFFQNGKSKKFSYSNANFSIPQANHSHSGDYHCTGIIGQTPRSSQSVTITVQESNSSPMVLIVAVVTGIAVAAIVAVVAALTYRRRKRTSANVTDAEEAAKVEAENTITYSLLLHPEALEEDTEPDYQNRI
- the FCGR2B gene encoding low affinity immunoglobulin gamma Fc region receptor II-b isoform X5; the encoded protein is MGIPAFLRLLATESSWADCKPSQPLGPMLLWTAVLFLAPVAGTPAALPKAVVRLEPPWINVLKEDDVTLTCWGAHTPGNYSTQWFHNGSSIPTQVQPSYRFKAKTNDSGEYRCQMGQSSLSDPVHLSVFSEWLVLQTPHLEFQDGETIMLRCHSWKNRPLGKISFFQNGKSKKFSYSNANFSIPQANHSHSGDYHCTGIIGQTPRSSQSVTITVQEPKESNSSPMVLIVAVVTGIAVAAIVAVVAALTYRRRKRTSANVTDAEEAAKVEAENTITYSLLLHPEALEEDTEPDYQNRI
- the FCGR2B gene encoding low affinity immunoglobulin gamma Fc region receptor II-b isoform X8, giving the protein MGIPAFLRLLATESSWADCKPSQPLGPMLLWTAVLFLAALPKAVVRLEPPWINVLKEDDVTLTCWGAHTPGNYSTQWFHNGSSIPTQVQPSYRFKAKTNDSGEYRCQMGQSSLSDPVHLSVFSEWLVLQTPHLEFQDGETIMLRCHSWKNRPLGKISFFQNGKSKKFSYSNANFSIPQANHSHSGDYHCTGIIGQTPRSSQSVTITVQESNSSPMVLIVAVVTGIAVAAIVAVVAALTYRRRKRTSALPGNPEHREMGETLPEEPANVTDAEEAAKVEAENTITYSLLLHPEALEEDTEPDYQNRI
- the FCGR2B gene encoding low affinity immunoglobulin gamma Fc region receptor II-b isoform X4, encoding MGIPAFLRLLATESSWADCKPSQPLGPMLLWTAVLFLAPVAGTPALPKAVVRLEPPWINVLKEDDVTLTCWGAHTPGNYSTQWFHNGSSIPTQVQPSYRFKAKTNDSGEYRCQMGQSSLSDPVHLSVFSEWLVLQTPHLEFQDGETIMLRCHSWKNRPLGKISFFQNGKSKKFSYSNANFSIPQANHSHSGDYHCTGIIGQTPRSSQSVTITVQESNSSPMVLIVAVVTGIAVAAIVAVVAALTYRRRKRTSALPGNPEHREMGETLPEEPANVTDAEEAAKVEAENTITYSLLLHPEALEEDTEPDYQNRI
- the FCGR2B gene encoding low affinity immunoglobulin gamma Fc region receptor II-b isoform X6, which gives rise to MGIPAFLRLLATESSWADCKPSQPLGPMLLWTAVLFLAPVAGTPAALPKAVVRLEPPWINVLKEDDVTLTCWGAHTPGNYSTQWFHNGSSIPTQVQPSYRFKAKTNDSGEYRCQMGQSSLSDPVHLSVFSEWLVLQTPHLEFQDGETIMLRCHSWKNRPLGKISFFQNGKSKKFSYSNANFSIPQANHSHSGDYHCTGIIGQTPRSSQSVTITVQESNSSPMVLIVAVVTGIAVAAIVAVVAALTYRRRKRTSANVTDAEEAAKVEAENTITYSLLLHPEALEEDTEPDYQNRI
- the FCGR2B gene encoding low affinity immunoglobulin gamma Fc region receptor II-b isoform X11 — protein: MGIPAFLRLLATESSWADCKPSQPLGPMLLWTAVLFLALPKAVVRLEPPWINVLKEDDVTLTCWGAHTPGNYSTQWFHNGSSIPTQVQPSYRFKAKTNDSGEYRCQMGQSSLSDPVHLSVFSEWLVLQTPHLEFQDGETIMLRCHSWKNRPLGKISFFQNGKSKKFSYSNANFSIPQANHSHSGDYHCTGIIGQTPRSSQSVTITVQESNSSPMVLIVAVVTGIAVAAIVAVVAALTYRRRKRTSANVTDAEEAAKVEAENTITYSLLLHPEALEEDTEPDYQNRI
- the FCGR2B gene encoding low affinity immunoglobulin gamma Fc region receptor II-b isoform X7; translated protein: MGIPAFLRLLATESSWADCKPSQPLGPMLLWTAVLFLAPVAGTPALPKAVVRLEPPWINVLKEDDVTLTCWGAHTPGNYSTQWFHNGSSIPTQVQPSYRFKAKTNDSGEYRCQMGQSSLSDPVHLSVFSEWLVLQTPHLEFQDGETIMLRCHSWKNRPLGKISFFQNGKSKKFSYSNANFSIPQANHSHSGDYHCTGIIGQTPRSSQSVTITVQESNSSPMVLIVAVVTGIAVAAIVAVVAALTYRRRKRTSANVTDAEEAAKVEAENTITYSLLLHPEALEEDTEPDYQNRI
- the FCGR2B gene encoding low affinity immunoglobulin gamma Fc region receptor II-b isoform X2, encoding MGIPAFLRLLATESSWADCKPSQPLGPMLLWTAVLFLAPVAGTPALPKAVVRLEPPWINVLKEDDVTLTCWGAHTPGNYSTQWFHNGSSIPTQVQPSYRFKAKTNDSGEYRCQMGQSSLSDPVHLSVFSEWLVLQTPHLEFQDGETIMLRCHSWKNRPLGKISFFQNGKSKKFSYSNANFSIPQANHSHSGDYHCTGIIGQTPRSSQSVTITVQEPKESNSSPMVLIVAVVTGIAVAAIVAVVAALTYRRRKRTSALPGNPEHREMGETLPEEPGEYSIPFGDSVMPHPELPDGLEPARSGLCEFSWEPEGEGW
- the FCGR2B gene encoding low affinity immunoglobulin gamma Fc region receptor II-b isoform X9: MGIPAFLRLLATESSWADCKPSQPLGPMLLWTAVLFLALPKAVVRLEPPWINVLKEDDVTLTCWGAHTPGNYSTQWFHNGSSIPTQVQPSYRFKAKTNDSGEYRCQMGQSSLSDPVHLSVFSEWLVLQTPHLEFQDGETIMLRCHSWKNRPLGKISFFQNGKSKKFSYSNANFSIPQANHSHSGDYHCTGIIGQTPRSSQSVTITVQESNSSPMVLIVAVVTGIAVAAIVAVVAALTYRRRKRTSALPGNPEHREMGETLPEEPANVTDAEEAAKVEAENTITYSLLLHPEALEEDTEPDYQNRI